The following DNA comes from Dehalococcoidales bacterium.
CAGCCAGGTCTCGGGGAAGAACTGCCGCACCCGCTGCACCTCAGCCAGTGTACCATTACCGGTATCAACAACCACCGGAGCCGCAGCCGGTGCTGCTTCGGCCTCCTCAACCACTACCATTCCTTTTTCCATGAGACCATCTCGCGCCAGGAAAATGCCCTTGCCTCCCTGGGACTCGTACTCCTTGCCTTCGGGTATGTTATTGTTACTCAGCACCACCACACCGGCATCTTTAAAGACATCCTTCGCCCCCCTGGTGGTGATTGTCGGGTATATCGAGACCTCGTGCAACTCCACCTGGGGCTTCATGTAGAGCCTCTCCAGCTCGTCGAAGACCTGCTGGAGATTGAGCCGGTTCTCGGCCAGTATAAAGACCGACCTGTCCACAACGGCAATGCCCACCCTGGCTTCACCCTCGGTGGTGAGGTTGATATCCACTTCGGTGCCGGGTGCGGCTTCCTCTTTGCTGAACTCCGCGGTCACCTCGTGGGGGTACTCCGGTATGACCTGGAACGGTATGTAGTCCGCGGCGACCTCGCTGTTGGGTAGAATCTGGTAGACGAGGAGCCTGGCGGACGGTGTCATCATCGGGGTGGTATCGAAGGCAATCGTGCTGCTCCCGGTGTAGTCGCTAAACACCACCTTGTCGCGTGATACGACCTCGTAGTAGAAGTTGGCTGCCCGCCGGGTGGAGTTGACCTTAAACTTTATCTGTTCCCCTATTCGCGGGGTACCTTCACTCACCTGCTCCACGTGTATAAAGTTCCCCGAAGGCGAGTAGGAAGCCTGCAGGGTCAATGAAGTCCCGGCGTCCTCGGCACGGGCGTTAATAATCATGGCGACTGCTTTATCCGGCGGCGTGGTGGTGACCAACGCCTTTCCCTTGCTGGTATTAACCCTCTTTTCCTCGGTCTTTATCTCCTCGTATTCACTATCAAGATAATTTACCGACAGCTCTACCTGTTTGTCTACGGGTTCATTACCCGGCGTCTCGGTGATTACCAAAAAGCCGAATGCCAGACCCGGTTTGAAGACCATGCTCTCCGGTATTAGCTGCAGAGTCAACGGTGATTCGGCAACCGAGAGCAGTCGGCTGGTCTGTTCCTCGTAACCGGTGGCCATCTCCCGGACAGTTATGTCAAGCATAACGTTGCCTTTGCCGCCAGCCTCGGGGACCCCGGCTACGTAACGCACGGGTTGTAGCTCAAACTCCGTCTCGCCGTCTATTAACTTTGAGAAAGTGGCGTACTCCTGCCACTCGCCGACATAGCGTGAGGCCC
Coding sequences within:
- a CDS encoding MG2 domain-containing protein, with the translated sequence MKRSGKIKVAAVILLLALVGSIMPACTCAETAESYMAMVPRVLHSGSTESVSLALFQGERLVSGNVQVSLLKDGREIAQASKTIKGKGTIEIDVPDVAEGQYQVQVKGEGFEDKATVVVEKSLLVFLETDKPIYKPGQTMHMKVVTLNGELMAEIGQVVVEVLDAKGIKIFRKEVQTDDFGMVDIDLPISTEPNEGVWKINAITEKGKTQLDVRVEKYVLPKYEVKVELPRDWFLVNEPLVGKVISEYSFGKPVKGELEIRASRYVGEWQEYATFSKLIDGETEFELQPVRYVAGVPEAGGKGNVMLDITVREMATGYEEQTSRLLSVAESPLTLQLIPESMVFKPGLAFGFLVITETPGNEPVDKQVELSVNYLDSEYEEIKTEEKRVNTSKGKALVTTTPPDKAVAMIINARAEDAGTSLTLQASYSPSGNFIHVEQVSEGTPRIGEQIKFKVNSTRRAANFYYEVVSRDKVVFSDYTGSSTIAFDTTPMMTPSARLLVYQILPNSEVAADYIPFQVIPEYPHEVTAEFSKEEAAPGTEVDINLTTEGEARVGIAVVDRSVFILAENRLNLQQVFDELERLYMKPQVELHEVSIYPTITTRGAKDVFKDAGVVVLSNNNIPEGKEYESQGGKGIFLARDGLMEKGMVVVEEAEAAPAAAPVVVDTGNGTLAEVQRVRQFFPETWL